GCCCCAGGCCGATGACAGTTCCCTGACCAGCCAGAGCCCACGTCCTCCGCCGCTGTCGGGGGTCACGCCCGCGCAGACCAGAGGCTGGTGTCCGGCTGTCGAACCGGCGTCGATCACGTCGATGTGGAGCGTTCCATCATGGTGGGCGACGGCGATGGTGATCCGTCCGCTGGGGCATCGGCCGGAGTCGGAGTGGCGTACGGAGTTGGTGACGAGTTCGGTGAGGAGGAGCAGGGCATCGTCGGTGTGCGGGTGGTCGATCCCTTTCAGCAGATCGCGGACGTAGCGGCGGGCCCGGGGAACGGCGGCGATCTGCGCGGGCAGATCGACCTGGCCCAGCAGCCCCAGCGCCCTCACCGCGCCACCTCCACCAGCCGCTCGGCCGCCTCCCGCATCCTGCCGCGCCCCTGCCGGTCCGGGCTCTGCCGGGCGCGGCCTCGCCGCTCCCAGGTGAACACCGACGTGCGGCCCCGCTGAGCCGTGGCGACCCTTGATCGCCCCGGCGGCACGAAGATCTCCACGCTCGGCCGCCGACCGGGCGAGAGCCTGACCACGGAGTCGAACCCGAGATCGTTCAACTCCCAGGCCAGCTCCAGCAACTCACCGCCCCACTCTTGAAGATCACGAATCCTCATCCCTTTGCCCGCCCCTCCCGTTGTGTCCTGTGGGTCATATGGCGCCGTGTGTCATGGGCTTCGTTGACGTCTGGCCTCGCAACACAGTCAGATAGTCCAGCGTGTACGCTGAGTTATCAAGTGATTCTGCAAAGTTACCGATTTTCCGACTCCTCGATTCTGCTGTCACGCAACACTGATAAGTGCACACTGTCAGTAGCCAACTTGGGAGGTTGCTGTGGCAGCGGGGCGAGGTCCCACCGTTCGACGGCGCAGACTGGCCGGTGAACTACGTAGGT
This region of Streptosporangium sp. NBC_01495 genomic DNA includes:
- a CDS encoding ATP-binding protein, which produces MRALGLLGQVDLPAQIAAVPRARRYVRDLLKGIDHPHTDDALLLLTELVTNSVRHSDSGRCPSGRITIAVAHHDGTLHIDVIDAGSTAGHQPLVCAGVTPDSGGGRGLWLVRELSSAWGWYEISAGRVVWFQLGGG